The sequence below is a genomic window from Ornithobacterium rhinotracheale.
ACCAACTCGTCGTAAGAAGTACTGACATTCAATTCGTTTGAAAACACCCCGATATCGCCATCAATCATATTTTGAAGGTTGATGACAGGCGTTTTTATTTTTGTTTTTCCATTTTCTAGGTGTAGTGTTTCAAGGTTTAAATTATTCAGATTTCCCGTGGCTTTTCCTGAAATTTTAATTTCCTCGCTAGAATCCCACTCGGGCACAAAATATCGTATATCCTTAAATCCCAAAATGTTATCCTCTCCTAATGATAAGTCCCAATTTACTTTATTGCTAAAATCTGAGAAAGAATCTTTTTCAGGAGTAAGCAGGCGAATGTGTCCTTGCAAAAAGCTGGATTGCGTATTAAATATTAAATCATTAAAATACAAGCCCTTTTCATTCATTTTAAATTTAGCGGCTAATTTTTTCAGCTGAAAGTTTTCACCATTTTTCTGAGCTAAAAAACTCAAATTCTGAATATCTGCCTCATAAACCTCATCGCGCATTTTGAAATCTTGTATCACAGCATTTAGCGCCGTGGCATCGAGCCAAACACGGTTTTTGGGATCTAAATTTTCATTAATAATGGAAAAAGCACTTTCATTTATCTGTACATTTCCGCGCAGTGCAAAATGCGACTGGGTGGTATCGCCTGTGGAAAATACTTCTATAAAACGGTCGAAATTGGAAATGCTATCTCCCTTGTATGTCAACACCTTAACGCTTGCTTGGTCGAGCGCTAAACTTTTCACCGAAACATTGTCTGCATCTTGGTAAATGTCCCACAGGCTGATGTCTGCCGTGATTTTCTTGATAGCAATGAAATCGTTTTGCTTATAATCCTTGGCCGAAATATCACTTAAAACGATGTCTCCCCAGAAATCAATATCCACTCCGCCCACACTGATTGAGGTACCGAAATCTTGGTTGATTTTCTCCACCACTTTATCAATGATTTTGGTCTGCACCGCAGGAATTTGTATCGCAAAAAATAGCCCAACTATCAGCAATAAAATTATGGCAAAAAATATTAAAATATAGCGAAAAAACTTTTTCAAGGCTTAGATATTCAATTTTAAACTTTAACTTTGTCTCTATGAGCGAACCAATTATACTTGCCATAGAGTCCTCTTGCGATGACACCTCGGCAGCAGTTATCAAAGGTAACTCCATATTATCCAACATTATAGCAAGCCAAAAGGTGCACCAGCAATATGGTGGCGTGGTGCCTGAGTTGGCCTCGCGCGCTCACCAGCAGAACATCGTCCCCGTGGTTGCCACAGCATTAGACAATGCAAAAGTAACACAAAAAGATTTAACTGCAATAGCTTACACGCGCGGACCTGGCTTATTAGGTTCACTTTTGGTAGGAAGTAGCTTTGCCAAATCCCTATCCGCTGCCTTGGGCATACCGCTCATTGAGGTAAATCATATGCAGGCACACATCTTTGCCCACTTCATAAGCGATGCCAGCGAGCAGCCCCCCAGCTTCCCGTTCCTGTGCCTCACCGTGAGCGGCGGCCACACCCAAATCGTGAAAATTTCAAGCTACACTAATTTAGAAGTTTTAGGCGAAACCAAAGATGATGCCGCGGGCGAAGCATTTGATAAAATTGGGAAAATCCTAGGGCTGCCCTACCCCGCAGGCCCAGCAATTGATAAATTAGCACAAACGGGAAATCCTGAAAAATTCGTTTTTACCAAACCTAAAATGCCTGATTATGATTTCAGTTTTAGTGGACTCAAAACGGGCGTGATGAATTTCTTGAACAAAGAAAAACAGAAAAATCCAAATTTTGTAGAAGAAAATTTAAACGACTTGTGCGCAAGCGTGCAACACACCATCACTGAAATGTGCGTGGAAAAATTAGTACAAGCGGCGCAAGACTTAGGCATTAAGCAAATCGCACTGGCTGGTGGCGTGTCTGCCAATAGCGAACTGCGCAAGAAAATCAAAAATTTAGAAAAACACGGCTTCACCACCTATATACCTAAATTTGAATACACTACGGATAACGCCGCTATGATTGCAATGGTGGGCAGCATTAAGTACCAAGCGCAAGAATTTTCAGATATAAACGCCAAAACCATAGCTAGATACAAACTTTAATTTATGCATCTATTCATCGGGATTAAACAAGAGAGCCAAGCCCTTTTAAATGAAAATGAAAGCCACCATTTAGCCAAAGTCCTAAGGCTAAAAGTAGGCGATACCGTGCTATTTACTGAGGGAAAGGGCGAGATGTTTTTAGCCAAAATTTTGCAAGTGCACCCCAAAAACACACTGCTGCAAATCACAGAAAAAACGGACTACAATCAATCTAGAAATTACAGGCTACATGTGGGCATCGCCCCTACCAAAAATATCGACCGCACCGAGTGGTTCCTTGAAAAAGCCATTGAAATCGGCATTGATGAAGTGAGCTTCCTTGAAACATTCCATTCCGAGCGCCGAAATCTTAAACTCGATAGAATGCAGCGCGTGGCAACGGCTGCCATTAAGCAATCTTTAAAGGCTGAAAATACGCAGCTCCACGACTTGATTAAATTTAGCGATTTTATAGCAAAGTATGATGGCTTCCAAGGGCAAAAATTCATTGCACACTGCAATTCCGATTTTGCCCGAAAAGATATTAAAAATTGCATCACCCCACAAGGAGATTATTTATTTCTCATTGGGCCCGAAGGCGATTTTTCCGCAGAGGAAATCAAACTCGCTATGGCGCAGAATTTCACCCCAATTAGCTTAGGCAATCAACGAATGCGCACCGAAACGGCTGCACTCAGTACCGCCTTTATTGCCAATTGGGTGAATAAATAATTTATAAATTCTATGATTGTAATTTAGGCCCAAAACATAAATCCCCTGCATCGCCAAGCCCTGGGATTATGTAGCCTTTTTCATCTAACTTATCATCTACCGTGGCGCACCATAAGCGTGCTTGTGGCAATTCTTCATTAATTTTCTGAATTCCGGGCAGGGCAGCAATGGCACATAGAATGTGCAACTCAGAGGGTTGTGCCAATTTCAGTACCGCGTGAATCGCTTCACAGAGGGAGGCTCCCGTGGCAAGCATTGGGTCTACCACGATTAGGGGGCGATTAGAAATATCTGGGCAAGTTACATAATCTTGCTTAATCTCAAAGCCCTCGGCGTTGTGCTTGCGATAGGCTGCTACAAAACCGCTATCGGCATAGTCAAAATAATTTAGCACCCCTTGATACAGTGGCAAGCCCGCGCGCAAAATTGTCATCACCACGGGCTGCACAGCCAAGTCCACAGAGGGTTTTACGCCAAGCGGTGTTGTAACTTCACAGGCTTTGTAGGGCAATGTTTTGCTAATTTCCAAGGCGCCCACTTCTCCAATTCGTTCTAAATTTCTACGAAAACGCATACGGTCTTTTTGGATTTTCACATCTCTGAGCTGATTTACCCAAGAGCTTAAAATGGATTGTTTTTCGGATAAGTCGGTGTAATTTAGCGATGTCATAGTCGTGTATATTTGCGCAAAAATACAAAAGTTTAAGTTTTTTGCATAAAAAATTGAGATTTTAAGTTTCTTTTTTCATTTCAAATACTGTAAGATTTAGCCCTAAAAACTTTTTATGCTTTTAACATTTTCATATCTTTGTACTTATGTTTAAAAACGATATTCTACCCGAGGATTTATGCCGATATATCACCGCTTTTTCATCTGATGAGCCTGCTTTGCTCAGGGAAATTCGTGAGAAAACGGAGCAAGAAATGCACCAGCCACATATGATTTCTGGTGTCTTGCAGGGGCGTTTGCTTAGTTTTTTGTCCAAAATCATTCGCCCTAAAAGAATTTTAGAAATCGGCACCTATACGGGCTATGCTACGCTGTGCTTGGCAGAGGGCTTACCTGCTGAGGGTAAAATTGTAACCCTTGATAGAGATGCGCGCACGCAGGAATTCTACCGTCCGTTTTTTGAAAAATCAGAGTTTAGTACCCAGATTGAGGCGCACTTGGTAGATGCTATGGACTTTTTGGCGCAAAATTTCGCTGCCCCGTGGGACTTAGTCTTCCTTGATGCCAATAAAAGAAAGTACCGCGAATATGTGGAAAAACTCTTGCCACAAATGAAAAGCGGCGGAATTATACTTGCCGATAATGTGCTATGGAAAAATAAAGTGATGCACCCAATTGATTTAAACGATAAAATGACGCAATCTTTGCACGATTTTAATATATTTGTAAAAAATGACAAGCGACTAGAAACCGTGATGTTGCCCATAAGAGATGGTTTAACCTTGATTAGAAAAATATGAATTTCGGGATTTGTAAAGTAAGTATCTCCCCCGTGCGCGCCGAAGCGAACGACCGCTCAGAGATGGTAACCCAGTTACTCTTTGGCGAAAAGGTGGAAGTTTTAAAAACAAAGAAAAACTGGATTAAGATTAAAGCCGATTTTGATGCCTACGAAGGCTGGGTCGATGAGAAACATCTTCAGCCAATTGAAGAATCCGCATTCTTCGATACCGAAACACCTTGCTACTACACCACCGAGCCTTTTAATCTTATCGTGGCAAACAATGAGCCTACCACGCTCCCATTGGGTGCCGAAATCAGAAATATTAGCAACAATACTTTTCAATTGGGCGAAGACACCTACGAATTGTACTGCGAAACCAAACAAGTGGAAGGCCTAATAAGCCGAGAGGAATTAATCCTTTTAGCCAAAAATTACCTCAATGTGCCTTACTTATGGGGTGGCAAATCCAACTTTGGTATTGATTGCTCAGGGCTTGTGCAGCAGGTCTACAAATTTGCCAAAATCCACCTGCCACGCGATGCCAAAGACCAAGCACAAAAAGGCGAAATGCTCGGCTTTGTGGAAGAAGCCCTACCAGGCGATTTAGCTTTCTTTGACAATGATGAGGGGCAAATCATACATGTAGGCATCATTATCAAAAATCAGCACATACTCCACGCGCACGGCAAGGTGCGAATCGACCCGATTGACTCCACAGGAATTTTCAATACCGATATGCAGAAATACTCGCACAAGTTGCGATTCATCAAAAGAATTTTGCCCGAATAACTCTCCTTATTTGGGCAAAATTTTCATTCCATGCAGGCATTAATTCCGTTCACATAGCGCTCAATGATTTGCAGGGCATCAGCCGTTTCGCTGCCTAAGAAGCCTTTAAAATCCTTTACAGAAATCTGCGCATTGTAGTCCTGCAAAAGCTGTTTTGCGATGGGCATATAGCTCCAATGCCACTTCTCCATCTCGTAGCCCGTTCTGCCCTTTAAGCGCTTATCGGTAAATACTTGGCAGAATCCATATTTGGCGGCATTTGTTTGTAGCCATTCATAAAGTTTCTTCCCTTTTCCGCTCTCAAAATAGGCATTATTCAGTGCATTTAAATCCACATCTGTCCCCCAATGGTGTCGCGAACTCATAGGCATTGAGCTAAAAAGCAAAATCTTTTTGGCGCGTTCTTTCGGCGTTAAATTAGCATTGGCTTTCCATTTTCTTTCCCAAATATTTTTCTGGTGCTGAAAATTTCTCGCCCCCGAAACTATGAGCAAATTAAACCCCGCTTTTTGTGCTGCTTGGTGCATTTTCAAAAAAGCTTCGTAGGTTTCTTTTCTTAAATAAGTTTGCTTATTACAATATTTAGACGGTACCAGAACAAAAGCAGAATCTTTAGCAAAATTGGTTTTCCCGACTAAGTAATCTTTATAGTTGGTTTGTGGTTTGGCAAAAGTGAGTGTACCTTTTAGCTTTTGCCCTTCAGATAAATTCTGAATTTCTATGTTTTTTGCAGGATTGTTTGTATCGTTTTTTTGTTGGCATCCCACTTGAGCACTCAATCCAAAAACGAGTAATAGTGGAAGTATATTATTATTTTTCATTTTTTCTATGAACAAATGATAATTCAAATGGAGAATTGTTTAAACTTCCTTTTTTAACTAAAAATGAATAAGTGAAAAATTTCCCACTAAATCCTGGGTCTATCTCTGGCACATCACTTACATCGAGCTTGATGTATTGTTTATTTTTAGATTTAAAAACTCTCGGCTCTTTTTCTTGCCCAAAGAGATTTGTAACGATTATTAAATCATATTTTTCAAAATCAATTGATTCTATTGGACAAGAAAATTCAAAAAATTGATTTAAACTTTGGGCATTATTAAAAACAAAAACTCGCTGCTCTTTGAGTTGCTCACCCTTATACTTTACATCTTTCACATTACATCGTGAAATTTCCCCTAATTCAAAAGTCTGGATTTCTTGGATGTCATCGTCATCCTCTTTACTACAAGAAAAAGACAATAAAAATGACAACGCAAGTATACACTTGATTAATGTTTTCATATTATTTTTTGTTTGCAATATACAATTATTTATCGCATCCAGCCTTCAACAATATAATTTTTCTGAATAACTTTATATTCTTCTCCATTATCTGGTTTAAACCATAATTCTATTCTTGCGCCATATTTATCTCCCCAACTCCCTTCATATATCGTAAATTTCCCACTGTGAACGCTATCATTTAAATAATTTACAAATACTTTAGAATTTTCATTAATTCTATCTTCTGATAGCCTATCATTAGAAGTGATTTCATAGACTTTTATATAAAAAAATCCTTTTTCCCTAGGCTGATGACTCGTGTAATATTCATAAATCCCAGGTTGATTCGAATTTATTAAAATAACCCGTAGTGCATTATCCAAATGAGATTAATTTATTGTGATATTGAATGATAATCAGGAAGATCATTTTCGCCAATATTCCCAAAGAAAGGAAAAATTTTCGTTTTCTTCGCTGCAAACGAGCCTTTCAATTTTAGATAAAAATAAAATTGCAACTTGTCCCTAGGCGGCTTGTAATTTTATTTAATTGAAAACCAGTAAAATTCACTATTCTTCCGTCACATGAGCAACCTTTTTTATAATGCACTACGGGTTAAAATAAAGTCTTGTGAATTTATTATATCATCTTTCGTAGGTATATTTTCTGTTAGTTTTTCAAAATGAATATTTGAAGGAATTTCTTTATGTGCACCGTAATAATCTGGTGGAGAATATTGAAAAATAACAGACAGTATTAGATACAGCACAGCCGAAATTATAAATTGAGGAATGACAAAAAACCATTTCTTGATTATGATTTGTTTTATAGCAGAAATAATATTTCCTAATATATTTAGAAAAAAAAGGACGAGTGCAATGTCTATGATAAAATCATATCTTAATATCAAACCTAAAACGAAAACACCAAAAGGTATGAGATACGATACAATAGGCATCCACCAAATCGTAAAATATTTTTTCAATCTTTTCATCACTAAATCTTTTTGCAAAGTTACTTTTTTCATGATACAAAATCCATATTTCGTACATTTTTCATACATTTATAGAGTTTTTTAATTTTTAGATAATATGAAGTTGAGATATTTCTTGATGTTTCTGTTCACGAGCTCCTTGACTTGGGCTCAAAACAAATACCCAAACGATTGCGTAAACTACATCCAAGTATGTGGAAATAAAAACATTTCGCTAGATGTTGGAGGTGTGGGTATTCGTCAAGAAATTGACGATCGAAATTTCTGTAACTCCCGCGAGCATAATTCGCTTTGGGTAAAAATCACTATCAAAAAAAGCGGAAATTTGGGATTTATTCTCCGTCCTGCATCAAGGGATATAAACGAAGATTATGATTTTTGGGTGTTTGGTCCCAATCCTACTTGCAATAATTTGGGCAAAATCCTCCGTTGCTCTACCACTAATCCTATGGGAGCAGGTTTACCCAACAACTTTACAGGTTTAAAACCAAGTGAAAATGACGATCATGAAGGACCTGGCTATTTTGGAAATTCGTTTGTAAAAGACATTCAAGTTAAGAAAGGAGAAAGTTACTTTATCGTTATCGACCGCCCTATCGGAAATAGTGCCTTTACGCTTGAGTGGACGGGCGATGCTGAGATAGAAAACCCAATGGAAGAAGTAACTTTGAACCTAAATTTAAACAATATTAGCCTTTGCGACCCTGAAAACGATGGAGTAGAAACTTTTGATTTTGAATCTTTAAACCAAAAAGTAGCCGCCGACACTACAGGACTGAAAATTTCTTATTATGTAAGCGAATCCGATGCCACGATTAAAAATAATCCATTGAATAAGCATTCCAAAATTAGAAGTGGCAAATACTGGTGCCGTGTGGAGAATATCACAACGGGCTGTTTTGAATTAGTGAATTTTTTAATTAATTTGGAGGGTGTAAAACTTTCGCCCGCTACCGCCACCTATTGCTTAAATGGAAAAGAATCTATGAATGTAGATTTAACAAGCTTTTCGCTCAGCAATCAAGAGAGACTAAAATATACCTATTACACAAGTCAAGAAGATTTAGATAACCAAAGAAACCCTATACAAAATCCTGAAAAATTTGTTTTAAAGAAAAATACCAAAATCTATGTACACGCCCAAAAAAGTAGTTGCGAGAACAATAGTTTCATTGAATTAAATGTCCCCGGTAAAAATGCTTGAAGAGCAAGTTTGCCTCAATACACTAGAAGATGGCAAAATTGATTTAACTCAATATGAATCAGAAATTAACAACGAAAAAGTCTCTTTTTCTTTCTTTAGTTCCAAAGAAAATTTAGAGCAAAATAAAAAAATTAACAACCCAAATCAGGCACCTATAAATTTAGGTAAAAATGTATTTTTTGTAAAAGTGGAAAACGAAAATTGTTCCACCGCTACTACTCTCACGATTTTTGCTAATGATGCCCCTAAAATTTCAACAGTTGAACAAGCTTTTGAATATTGCCCAGAAGAATTTCCGATTCAAATTTCGGCACAAGATGGTTTTGCTCACTATGTTTGGGACAATAAAAAAGAAAAACAAATGCTAGAAGTGAGCAAAGCAGGAAAATATAGTGTAAAAATCTATAATGAAAAGGGCTGTGCTACAGAACAATTCTTTACAATTAAACAAAAGAAAGCACCTAAAATTTCTAACATCATTTATGAAAATTATCAAATTAAAATCCTTTCAAACAACACGGAGGAATTGCTCTATCGCATAAATAATGGAAAATGGCAAGAAGAAAATTCATTCAAGGATTTAGCCCCTGGCGTTTACCAGTTTTATATTAAATTCAAAAATGGATGTGTGTCTGAGCCAAAAGAATTTCAGCTTATTAAATTAAATAATGTTATCACAACGATAAAAGATGGCAAAAACGATTATTTTTATGTGCCAAAAATCAACAAGGGAAAGTATAAAAATTTAAAAATCTATAACCGATACGGCAAACTGATTTATAAAAATCCTCTGAAACAAGCTGTAAAATGGGAAGGTAAAAATCTTCCACAAGGAGATTATTGGTACATTTTGCAAATCGACGATGCAATCTATAAGGGAAACATATCTATCATCAATTATAGAAAATAAGAATATGAAAAAAAATCATTATATTAGCACTTAGTTTTTCATGCTTACAGCGTGCAACAACTCTTCTAAAAATCCAACTATGAACATCATAGAATCAAAGTTTCCGTTTAAGCAAACGCTTGAAACTTAAAAAAATGAAATAAAAGCCAAAGACATGAGCATTACTCCAGCCATAGCCTATGAATTGCCTTTGCGCTTTCTGGTTTATGAAAAAGACGGAAAAACTTTTGTTTTGTATAAATCGCCTAAGGAATACGAAAGTTTAGGCATCAAAGAAAATAAACCAGTGCTCGATAAAATGCAAAATGCTTTGCAATCTATCGCTGAAAAAGTACAATAAACACCCCAACAAACCATGAAATCTATCAATCCATTTACACAAGAAACTATTTACGAACACGCTGAACTTTCTGAGAATGAAATCATTGAAAAAATCGAATCAGCCAATGCCGCTCAGCCTGCTTGGAACGACATTTCGCTCAAAAAACGCAAAAAAATCTTTAAAAAACTTGCCGAAGTTTTAGAAGAAAATGCCTACGAATGGGGAAGAACCATCAGCGAAGAAATGGGAAAACCCATTACGCAATCCATTGCCGAAATCAATAAATGTGCGTGGGTTTGCCACTACTACGCAAGCAACGCACAAAAACTTTTAAAATCAAAACATACCAAAACCGAAGCTCAAAAATCGTATATGCGATACGACCCGCTCGGGGTAATTTTAGGTGTAATGCCTTGGAATTTCCCATTTTGGCAAGTTATCCGTTTTGCTGTTCCTACGCTCATAGCGGGAAACACTGTTTTGCTTAAACACGCAAGCAATGTAATGCAAAGTGCCAAAAATGTAGAAAAAGCATTTAAATTAGCAGGCTTGCCAGAAAACTGCTTTATCAATCTGCCGATTAGTAGCAAAGCAGTAGAAAGTATCATTCGACACCCAATGGTAAAAGGCGTGAGCCTTACAGGAAGCAAAGCCGCAGGTGCTGCCGTGGCAAAAGTGGCTGGAGAGGAAATCAAGCCGAGTTTGCTTGAGCTAGGTGGCTCCAATGCCTTGGTGGTTTTTGAAGATTGCGACATCAAAGAAGCTGTGAAAACGGTAGTAAATGCGCGTTTCCAAAACACGGGACAAAGCTGCATTGCAGGAAAACGACTTCTAGTCCATAAGAAAATTGCCGAAAAATTCGTTGCTAAATTACAGAAAAAAGTAGAAGAACTCGTTGTGGGCAATCCGCTTGAAGATAAAACATATTTAAGCGTTATGGCTAGAGAAAGTTTAGCCGAAGAGCTTGAAAAACAAATGAATGATTCGGTGAAAATGGGCGCAAAAATCTTAATCGGTGGTACTCGTCACGAAGCCTTTTTTGCCCCGACTATTCTCACCCATGTTACGCCAGAAATGCCTGTTTTTTATGAAGAAACCTTTGGGCCACTCTTGGCTTGCACCACTTTTAAAACCGATGACGAGGCGTTAGAATTGGTCAATAATTCAGAATTTGGGTTGGGTGCGAGTATCTTTACCGAAGATAAAAAACGAATAAAACATTTCATTAAAAACATCAAAGACGGTGCTGTTTTCATCAATGAAATGGTAAAAAGCGATCCGCGTTTAGCCTTTGGCGGAACGGGCATTTCGGGTTACGGAAGAGAGCTTGCCGAAAATGGAATTAAAGCATTTGTAAACGAAAAAACCGTTTATATTGCCTAAAAAATATAGTAAAATCCGATTTTTTAATTAAATGATTGATATACAAGATTTAAACAAGTCCTACAAAATGGGCAAAAATAGCCTACATGTGCTAAAAGGCATTGATTTACAAGTAGATAAAGGCGAATTTGTAGCCATCATGGGTTCGTCTGGCTCGGGAAAATCCACGCTGCTCAACATCATTGGGATGCTTGATGAACACGACACAGGCACCTACGACTTAGATGGAGTGCGCATCGAAAAACTAAGCGAGAAAAAAGCCGCACACTACCGAAACAAGTTTTTAGGCTTTATCTTTCAATCTTATAATTTAATTAATTTTAAAAATGTGGTGGAAAATGTGGCGCTCCCACTCTATTACCAAAATATGAGTAGAAAAAAACGCTATGAAATCGCTATGCATTATCTCGACAAAGTGGGCTTAGTGCCTTGGGCTAAACATATGCCTAATGAACTCTCGGGCGGGCAAAAACAGCGTGTTGCCATTGCGCGTGCTTTGGCAGCAAATCCTAAATTGCTCCTTGCCGATGAGCCTACGGGTGCGCTAGATAGTGTAACCTCGCAAGAAGTGATGCGCCTGATTCAGCAGATAAATGATGAAGGAAAAACAATCCTAATGGTAACGCACGAAGATGACATTGCACACATGTGCAAACGCATTGTGCGACTGAAAGATGGCGTGATCCTAGAAGACGAAAAGATTAACCAAGTGCGTGTGTAATGTTTGATATAGATCGCTGGGCAGAAATCTGGGCTTCGGTTCGGAGCAATAAATTAAGGACATTCTTATCGGGTGCTACCATTGCATTGGCATTATTTGTATTTATCACGCTTTTTGGACTAAGTAAAGGTTTGCAGAACGGTTTTGAGGAGCAATTTTTACCACCCAATATGATGACCATCGAAGTTTACACAAACTACACCACCTTGCCCTACAAAGGCAAGCAGCCCAATCGCTACATTCAGCTTAAAAAATCGGATTATCAATTTTTACAAGAATTGCTAAAAGACCGAATAGAAATCGTTTTACCACATATTTCTCAAATGGTATCAGCCAGAAATTTCTCGGAATTTGGAAATTATAACTTAATCGGGACCACATCCAAAGAGAAAAAAGCCAGTGATTTAAAAATCATTTCTGGGCGTTTTCTCGATCCGCTCGACAATCAGTCGATTGAGAAAAATGTAGTAATAGGCAGATTGGTAGAAAAAGATTTATTTAAAAACAAATCTGCCGTGGGCGAAAATATTCAACTTGGAAACACGCTTTACAAAGTGGTAGGCGTGTACTCAAGCGAAGAAGGCGACGACAAAGAACGCTATATTTACCTGCCCATCAACACCTACCATGTGATTTACGGAACGCAAAATATCGATAATTTCACCTTGTATCCTTTGCCAAACTCAAGTTTAGATGAGCTGCACGACATTGCACAAGAGGTGGAAAAAGAATTAAAAATTAAACACAGCGTTTCGCCAGACGACACACGCGGAGTCCGAGCATACGACCCAAAAGATGCACTCGATAGCACCAATATGTTTTTTTATGTTTTTACCATTATCGTTTTGGTCATTGGGATTGGTAGTTTGATCTCGGGCATGGTGAGTATTGTCAATATGATGGTCTTTAGCGTAAAGGAGCGCACTAAAGAAATCGGCATCAGAAAAGCCTTGGGTGCTACGCCTTTTAATATCATCAGTCTTATTTTGCAAGAAGCCTTGGCAATCACCTTTTTATTTGGATTTATCGGGATTTTTATGGGGATACTACTCACCTATTCCATCAAAGATTCGTTGCAAGATTATATGATTTACAACGCCACAGTAGAGTCTTCACGCATTGTGCTAGCCGCCATAATTTTGCTTATTTCTGGCTTATTGGCAGGTTTTATTCCCGCTAGAAAAGCCGCTAAAATTAAACCTATTGAAGCCTTAAACAGTAACTAAAATGTTGATATTTGAACAAGATACTTGGAGCGAAATTTACCACGCTTTAGAAAAAAACAAGACACGCACGCTGCTCACCATGGTGGGCGTAGCTTGGGGCATGTTGCTTTTTGTGTTTTTGCTTGGTGTGGTCAATGGCTTAAGCAATGGTTTTGACAAGGAGTTGAAAGGCACGAGCACCAATAGCCTTTTTATCTGGACACAGCAAACGAGCGTGCCCTACGACGGCTTTGGTCGTGGTAGAACATTCCGTTTTCAGCTGAGTGACATCGATGCTCTAAAAAAGGAATTTAAAGAAATAAAAATCATCACGCCTCGCCAGCGAAACAACGCAAGCGTGGTGCACCAAGCCAAAAATGGGAATTATAGCATTTTTGGAGATTTCCCAGAGCAAAACAAAATCTTTGTCAAAAAGATTTTAAAGGGCAGATACATCACCCAAAAGGATATTGAAAATAATGCCAAAGTTGCCGTGATAAGCGACCGCTTGATCGACGAACTTTATGACAAAGGAAGCAATCCGCTGGGCACCACCCTTCAAATCAA
It includes:
- a CDS encoding NAD-dependent succinate-semialdehyde dehydrogenase, producing MKSINPFTQETIYEHAELSENEIIEKIESANAAQPAWNDISLKKRKKIFKKLAEVLEENAYEWGRTISEEMGKPITQSIAEINKCAWVCHYYASNAQKLLKSKHTKTEAQKSYMRYDPLGVILGVMPWNFPFWQVIRFAVPTLIAGNTVLLKHASNVMQSAKNVEKAFKLAGLPENCFINLPISSKAVESIIRHPMVKGVSLTGSKAAGAAVAKVAGEEIKPSLLELGGSNALVVFEDCDIKEAVKTVVNARFQNTGQSCIAGKRLLVHKKIAEKFVAKLQKKVEELVVGNPLEDKTYLSVMARESLAEELEKQMNDSVKMGAKILIGGTRHEAFFAPTILTHVTPEMPVFYEETFGPLLACTTFKTDDEALELVNNSEFGLGASIFTEDKKRIKHFIKNIKDGAVFINEMVKSDPRLAFGGTGISGYGRELAENGIKAFVNEKTVYIA
- a CDS encoding ABC transporter ATP-binding protein — protein: MIDIQDLNKSYKMGKNSLHVLKGIDLQVDKGEFVAIMGSSGSGKSTLLNIIGMLDEHDTGTYDLDGVRIEKLSEKKAAHYRNKFLGFIFQSYNLINFKNVVENVALPLYYQNMSRKKRYEIAMHYLDKVGLVPWAKHMPNELSGGQKQRVAIARALAANPKLLLADEPTGALDSVTSQEVMRLIQQINDEGKTILMVTHEDDIAHMCKRIVRLKDGVILEDEKINQVRV
- a CDS encoding ABC transporter permease — translated: MFDIDRWAEIWASVRSNKLRTFLSGATIALALFVFITLFGLSKGLQNGFEEQFLPPNMMTIEVYTNYTTLPYKGKQPNRYIQLKKSDYQFLQELLKDRIEIVLPHISQMVSARNFSEFGNYNLIGTTSKEKKASDLKIISGRFLDPLDNQSIEKNVVIGRLVEKDLFKNKSAVGENIQLGNTLYKVVGVYSSEEGDDKERYIYLPINTYHVIYGTQNIDNFTLYPLPNSSLDELHDIAQEVEKELKIKHSVSPDDTRGVRAYDPKDALDSTNMFFYVFTIIVLVIGIGSLISGMVSIVNMMVFSVKERTKEIGIRKALGATPFNIISLILQEALAITFLFGFIGIFMGILLTYSIKDSLQDYMIYNATVESSRIVLAAIILLISGLLAGFIPARKAAKIKPIEALNSN